From Deinococcus sp. HSC-46F16, the proteins below share one genomic window:
- a CDS encoding aminopeptidase: protein MLPGVTPLSFDEKLRNYARLAVRVGLGVREGQRVLVQAPVDTAPLARLLVREAYAAGASFADVRWDDDDVQLARFSLAPEGSFEQISKWRVDAELETAEAGGAVIAIRATNPGLFAGVDPARVTAHQRTLAAYRKPYSLQVMTNRLNWNLISAPVPEWAELMFPGVSREEAVQKQWDAIFAATRADQPDALEQWEAHLADLQRRRERLTERQYHALHFRGGETDLTVGLAEDHIWGGGAAQTPSGITFTANIPTEEVWTAPHRERVDGVVVSTKPLSYNGVLIDGIRIRFEGGRVVEATAANGQDTLRQMIETDEGSHRLGEVALVPHSSPISRSGLFFYNTLYDENAASHIAIGSAYRFNVRGGVEMTTEEFAAKGGNDSLTHVDWMIGSGEIDVDGVTKDGAREPVMRAGEFVI from the coding sequence ATCCTGCCCGGCGTGACACCACTTTCCTTTGACGAGAAGCTGCGCAACTACGCGCGGCTGGCGGTGCGGGTCGGGCTGGGCGTGCGGGAGGGCCAACGGGTGCTGGTGCAGGCCCCGGTCGACACCGCGCCGCTGGCCCGGCTGCTGGTGCGTGAGGCCTACGCGGCGGGTGCATCCTTTGCGGACGTGCGCTGGGACGACGACGACGTGCAACTCGCCCGCTTCTCGCTGGCGCCGGAGGGCAGCTTCGAGCAGATCAGCAAGTGGCGCGTGGACGCCGAGCTGGAAACCGCCGAGGCGGGCGGCGCGGTAATCGCCATCCGCGCGACCAACCCCGGCCTGTTCGCCGGGGTGGACCCGGCCCGCGTGACCGCGCACCAGCGCACGCTGGCGGCCTACCGCAAGCCCTACTCGCTTCAGGTCATGACCAACCGCCTGAACTGGAACCTGATCTCGGCGCCGGTCCCCGAGTGGGCCGAGCTGATGTTCCCCGGCGTCTCCCGCGAGGAGGCGGTCCAGAAGCAGTGGGACGCGATCTTCGCCGCCACTCGCGCCGACCAGCCCGACGCGCTGGAGCAGTGGGAGGCCCATCTCGCCGACCTCCAGCGCCGCCGCGAACGGCTGACCGAGCGGCAGTACCACGCCCTGCACTTCCGGGGCGGCGAGACCGACCTCACCGTGGGACTGGCCGAGGACCACATCTGGGGCGGCGGCGCCGCGCAGACGCCCTCGGGCATCACCTTCACCGCAAATATCCCCACCGAGGAAGTCTGGACCGCCCCCCACCGCGAGCGGGTGGACGGCGTGGTGGTCAGCACCAAGCCGCTCTCGTACAACGGCGTGCTGATCGACGGCATTCGCATCCGCTTCGAGGGCGGGCGTGTGGTGGAGGCCACTGCCGCGAATGGTCAGGACACCCTGCGCCAGATGATCGAAACCGACGAGGGCAGCCACCGCCTCGGTGAGGTCGCGCTGGTGCCGCACTCCAGCCCGATCAGCCGTTCGGGGCTGTTCTTCTACAACACCCTCTACGACGAGAACGCGGCCTCGCACATCGCCATCGGGAGTGCATACCGCTTCAACGTCAGGGGCGGCGTGGAGATGACCACCGAGGAGTTCGCGGCCAAGGGCGGCAACGATTCCCTCACCCACGTGGACTGGATGATCGGCTCGGGGGAGATCGACGTGGACGGCGTCACGAAAGACGGCGCCCGCGAGCCGGTGATGCGGGCGGGCGAGTTCGTGATCTGA
- a CDS encoding prepilin-type N-terminal cleavage/methylation domain-containing protein, whose translation MRDAGLTLLELLLVLAILGILLALAGLNFGGSARALAVTGFAHELALAIQQSATRANTNNQVYAVRYASTGVTWGPVASSMTLSGCETASTAPALASATGTVAAPTGITTPAGWLCISAPGLVTRLDQLTPCNENGVSIPCLAVRRGTTARRVLVSGNGQTEVR comes from the coding sequence ATGCGTGACGCCGGACTCACACTCCTCGAACTGTTGCTCGTGCTCGCCATTCTGGGCATCTTGCTGGCCCTGGCGGGCCTGAACTTTGGCGGCTCGGCCAGGGCACTTGCCGTGACAGGATTTGCCCACGAGCTTGCGCTGGCCATTCAGCAAAGTGCCACGCGGGCCAACACCAACAACCAAGTTTATGCGGTGCGGTACGCGAGCACGGGCGTGACCTGGGGACCTGTCGCCAGCAGCATGACGCTGTCGGGATGTGAGACTGCCAGCACGGCCCCGGCCCTGGCCTCTGCGACTGGCACGGTGGCCGCTCCCACCGGAATCACCACTCCGGCAGGCTGGCTGTGTATCTCGGCACCTGGCCTCGTGACCCGGCTCGACCAGTTGACCCCCTGCAATGAGAACGGGGTGTCGATTCCCTGTCTGGCGGTGCGGCGCGGGACCACGGCCCGGCGGGTGCTGGTGTCGGGCAACGGGCAGACGGAGGTGCGGTGA
- a CDS encoding prepilin-type N-terminal cleavage/methylation domain-containing protein has translation MGHRAAGLTLVEVLVALLVLMIVMTAVMNVYLSALFTNSGAATRTRVTQIMSSVTDRVTQHVLTVAEGESTVLVFQPGTPPTQLTLASAPSSCASYLLSEAGRAHHCVTVRNSGSFNPSVGGTALLGTAVRTYLTQACWNERGTVRCVEATTIY, from the coding sequence ATGGGCCATCGGGCAGCGGGGCTGACGCTGGTCGAGGTGCTTGTCGCCCTGCTGGTGCTGATGATCGTGATGACGGCAGTGATGAACGTCTATCTGTCTGCCCTCTTCACCAACTCGGGGGCGGCGACGCGGACCCGCGTCACGCAAATCATGTCCAGCGTGACAGACCGCGTAACCCAGCATGTGCTGACCGTTGCCGAAGGCGAGAGCACTGTCTTGGTGTTTCAGCCCGGCACGCCGCCCACCCAACTCACGCTGGCCAGCGCACCGTCCAGCTGCGCGAGTTACCTGCTGAGCGAGGCGGGCCGTGCCCACCACTGCGTTACGGTCCGCAACAGCGGCAGTTTCAATCCCAGTGTGGGCGGCACGGCCCTGCTCGGGACGGCTGTCCGGACGTACCTTACCCAGGCCTGCTGGAACGAGAGAGGAACGGTGCGCTGTGTTGAAGCGACGACCATCTACTGA
- a CDS encoding prepilin-type N-terminal cleavage/methylation domain-containing protein — translation MLKRRPSTEGFTLLELLLALTILGILLTLLLQSSSDTIRLQTRTEQEVSLESSLRRTVAILAQDFRNSAYGLVTDTPYTSTETAISMAQMVDTGVYPVVGPTGNGFPNANNLQALAPSGFAWPRDTPFLLIHPARELATVLDLNASSTVGGNGQATLNHSGQPNTLCFSPGNLVQRLRLVGYTYDAGSQMIFRGVRAGATVVRTPLAFNVTGFQIQYVDTEGTAYSSFAALPQTRTLSRIQLSVTMQRTRSGQTLTRSLSSTVEIPKVFTLTARPLRYVVPGTSVTCS, via the coding sequence GTGTTGAAGCGACGACCATCTACTGAGGGCTTCACTCTGCTGGAGCTGCTGCTGGCGCTGACTATCCTGGGCATCCTGCTCACCCTGCTGCTGCAATCGAGCAGCGACACCATTCGCCTGCAAACGCGCACCGAGCAGGAGGTCAGTCTGGAAAGCAGCCTGCGCCGGACCGTGGCGATTCTCGCGCAGGACTTCCGGAACTCTGCTTATGGCCTCGTGACGGATACGCCCTACACGAGTACCGAGACGGCCATCTCCATGGCGCAGATGGTCGATACCGGCGTCTACCCCGTCGTTGGACCAACCGGAAACGGGTTCCCGAATGCCAACAACCTTCAGGCGCTCGCGCCGTCCGGCTTCGCCTGGCCCCGCGACACCCCCTTCCTGCTGATCCATCCGGCGCGGGAACTGGCCACAGTGCTGGACCTGAACGCGTCCAGCACTGTGGGCGGCAACGGGCAGGCTACCCTGAACCACTCCGGGCAGCCCAACACGCTCTGCTTCTCGCCCGGCAATCTCGTGCAGCGGCTGAGGCTGGTGGGCTACACCTACGACGCGGGAAGCCAGATGATCTTCCGGGGAGTGAGGGCCGGAGCCACCGTGGTCCGCACGCCTCTGGCTTTCAACGTCACCGGTTTCCAGATTCAGTACGTCGATACGGAGGGCACGGCGTATTCCAGCTTCGCCGCTTTACCCCAGACGCGGACCCTGAGCCGGATTCAACTCAGCGTGACCATGCAGCGCACGCGGAGCGGCCAGACCCTGACCCGGTCACTCAGCAGCACCGTGGAGATTCCCAAGGTATTCACGCTCACTGCCCGGCCGCTGCGCTACGTGGTCCCCGGTACGTCGGTGACCTGCTCGTGA
- a CDS encoding DUF4900 domain-containing protein encodes MKRAQREEGLALISALMLIVLVLGVVAVTAQLTLGNVKQTSDTVATTRTLALAQGGRNFAQALLRGPVGADLSDAVADLAQRNVLGNASTWVFSKGEASQTPDPQRVAQNTQVLAAQLQGRLPGAGCYGPFIVSSTQTLSVRVSFNGTLPACDGAAEETVPIGVGRFISGARNSTQTYSLPYVMVVAASQGDARRTLTVNGEYQFDVGNGSFARFALLTDIHQNSSTSDEIYFTSDTLFNGPVHTNGNFAFYGEPWFGGAVSSSGVNDRQTQGAWFQRTDNCGRWWQPACVAFRGVAALTPTPAYGNAEPNFTNGVDWGADEIELPTNSNDQRGAAERAGIYVDGNATVTMTVGTAGSEISGRNGQTFQRLVVNGTEYRAFEDEALYMRSGNTWIRARNASGQEITNFNGVVYARGQITRLAGPPRSAASDPATAPPALASFSQITVAASSHIRITSDLKYEDNPCDGDLRRGSGGQVIVPSCETDPLQKKNVLGIYTSGGNILMGLGNTDSSLNVPRDVRIHATLMASEGQVLVENNRTAACNGKVYILGGVISKTYGAFGQFNSGTGQCTSGMQRSFTYDQRMLNGMAPPYFPTTQMTNLLPSRRIIQYSQAEQERR; translated from the coding sequence GTGAAGCGGGCACAACGTGAAGAGGGGCTGGCCCTCATTTCCGCTTTGATGCTGATCGTGCTGGTGCTGGGCGTGGTCGCCGTGACGGCCCAGCTCACCCTCGGCAACGTGAAGCAGACCAGTGACACGGTCGCCACCACGCGGACCCTCGCGCTGGCGCAGGGGGGGCGCAATTTCGCCCAGGCCCTTCTGCGCGGCCCGGTTGGGGCTGACCTCAGCGACGCAGTAGCCGACCTCGCCCAGCGCAATGTCCTGGGCAATGCCAGCACCTGGGTCTTTTCCAAGGGGGAGGCCAGCCAGACACCCGACCCGCAGCGCGTGGCGCAGAATACGCAGGTGCTTGCCGCCCAGTTACAGGGCCGCCTGCCGGGCGCTGGCTGCTACGGCCCCTTCATTGTCTCCAGCACCCAGACGCTCAGTGTCCGCGTGAGTTTCAATGGAACGCTGCCCGCCTGTGACGGTGCCGCAGAAGAAACGGTGCCCATCGGTGTAGGACGCTTTATCTCGGGGGCACGCAACAGCACGCAAACGTACAGCCTGCCGTACGTGATGGTGGTGGCCGCGAGTCAGGGCGACGCCCGGCGCACGCTGACCGTGAACGGCGAATACCAGTTCGACGTGGGCAACGGCAGTTTCGCTCGCTTCGCCCTGCTCACCGATATCCACCAGAACAGCAGCACCTCCGACGAGATCTACTTCACGTCCGACACGCTGTTCAACGGACCGGTGCATACGAACGGCAATTTCGCCTTTTACGGCGAACCCTGGTTCGGGGGAGCAGTGTCCAGTTCGGGCGTGAACGACCGGCAGACCCAGGGCGCGTGGTTTCAACGGACGGACAACTGCGGCCGTTGGTGGCAACCCGCCTGCGTCGCCTTTCGCGGGGTCGCGGCCCTGACACCGACCCCAGCATACGGCAATGCCGAGCCCAACTTCACCAATGGCGTGGACTGGGGAGCCGACGAGATCGAATTGCCTACCAACTCCAACGATCAGCGGGGGGCGGCCGAACGTGCGGGCATTTACGTGGACGGGAACGCCACGGTGACCATGACGGTTGGCACGGCGGGCAGCGAGATTTCCGGCAGGAACGGACAGACGTTTCAGCGCCTCGTCGTCAACGGAACCGAGTACCGCGCCTTTGAGGATGAGGCGCTGTACATGAGATCGGGGAACACCTGGATCCGGGCGAGAAACGCCAGCGGGCAGGAAATCACCAACTTCAACGGCGTTGTCTACGCGCGGGGTCAGATCACCCGGCTGGCCGGGCCGCCGCGCTCGGCCGCGAGTGACCCCGCCACGGCACCCCCGGCCCTGGCCTCCTTTTCACAGATCACAGTGGCCGCCTCCAGCCACATCCGCATCACCAGTGACCTGAAGTACGAGGACAATCCCTGCGACGGCGACCTGCGGCGCGGCAGCGGCGGTCAAGTGATCGTGCCAAGTTGCGAGACCGATCCGCTGCAAAAGAAGAACGTCCTGGGCATCTACACCAGCGGAGGCAACATCCTCATGGGGTTGGGAAACACAGACAGCAGCCTCAATGTTCCCCGCGACGTGCGTATCCACGCCACCCTGATGGCGTCGGAAGGACAGGTGCTCGTCGAAAACAACCGCACTGCCGCCTGCAACGGCAAGGTCTACATTCTGGGCGGCGTGATCTCGAAGACCTACGGGGCGTTCGGGCAATTCAATTCGGGCACGGGGCAATGCACGTCCGGAATGCAGCGCAGCTTCACCTATGACCAGCGCATGCTCAACGGCATGGCACCCCCTTACTTCCCCACCACGCAGATGACCAACTTGCTCCCCAGCCGCCGCATCATCCAGTACAGCCAAGCGGAGCAGGAGCGGCGCTAG
- a CDS encoding stage 0 sporulation family protein, which produces MLSEAPHAVGTRVVVQGKRGPEVATVRGEAGEPDPQARYGSVLRAATPEDLARWDELHRQGEDLKWLLRAGARERGLPVKIVAVEFTLDESLVTVSYSAEDRIELGGLIGEVRGHTRARVNFAAVGPREQAQMIGTLGACGRGNCSSTHLQEFAPVSIRMARDQQLPLNPEKLSGPCGRLLCCLQFEHGMYLELLRDLPRKNARVCHEESGACGKVTKLHPLAGTVDVQTDQGLLAGVPAQALTRVPDPAGGKGRRPGGDGAEA; this is translated from the coding sequence ATGCTCAGCGAGGCGCCGCACGCGGTCGGCACGCGCGTCGTGGTGCAGGGCAAACGTGGCCCGGAGGTCGCCACCGTGCGGGGCGAGGCGGGAGAGCCTGACCCCCAGGCCCGCTACGGCAGCGTGCTGCGGGCGGCGACCCCGGAAGACCTTGCCCGCTGGGACGAGCTGCACCGCCAGGGCGAGGACCTCAAGTGGCTGTTGCGGGCCGGTGCCCGCGAGCGCGGGCTACCCGTCAAGATCGTGGCGGTCGAATTTACCCTTGACGAGAGCCTCGTGACGGTCAGTTACAGCGCCGAGGACCGCATCGAACTCGGCGGCCTGATCGGGGAAGTGCGCGGACACACCCGCGCCCGGGTGAACTTCGCGGCGGTCGGCCCGCGCGAGCAGGCCCAGATGATCGGCACGCTGGGGGCGTGTGGCCGGGGCAACTGCTCCAGCACCCACCTGCAAGAGTTCGCCCCCGTCAGCATCCGCATGGCGCGGGACCAGCAACTGCCGCTCAACCCGGAAAAGCTCTCGGGGCCGTGCGGGCGCCTGCTGTGCTGCCTGCAATTCGAGCACGGGATGTATCTCGAGCTGCTGCGCGACCTGCCGCGCAAGAACGCCCGCGTGTGCCACGAGGAGAGCGGCGCGTGCGGCAAGGTCACCAAGCTGCATCCCCTCGCGGGAACGGTGGACGTGCAGACCGACCAGGGCCTGCTCGCCGGTGTGCCTGCGCAGGCCCTGACCCGCGTCCCCGACCCCGCCGGGGGCAAGGGGCGCCGCCCCGGAGGCGACGGGGCCGAGGCCTGA
- a CDS encoding RidA family protein, which yields MKDIVETAAAPAAIGPYSQATTFGNLVITSGQIPLTPDGTLVEGGIEAQTRQVLDNLVAVLEAAGTDLGRVVKTTVFLADMNEFAAMNAVYAEYFQAPYPARSTVQVARLPRDVRVEIEVIAERH from the coding sequence ATGAAAGACATCGTGGAGACGGCCGCCGCCCCCGCCGCCATCGGTCCCTACAGCCAGGCGACCACCTTCGGCAACCTCGTGATCACCAGCGGGCAGATTCCACTGACCCCGGACGGCACGCTCGTCGAAGGCGGTATCGAGGCCCAGACCCGGCAGGTCCTCGACAACCTCGTGGCCGTGCTGGAGGCGGCCGGAACCGACCTCGGCCGGGTGGTCAAGACCACCGTCTTTCTGGCCGACATGAACGAGTTCGCTGCCATGAACGCCGTGTACGCCGAGTATTTCCAGGCCCCCTACCCCGCCCGCAGCACGGTGCAGGTCGCCCGCTTGCCCCGCGACGTGCGGGTGGAGATCGAGGTGATCGCCGAGCGGCACTGA
- a CDS encoding PP2C family serine/threonine-protein phosphatase, which yields MRADAPLPLRSGLLTDVGRQRRTNQDAALALDLPHGGLYAVADGMGGHAAGELAANLALDSLSQHYLEGRGAPPERLAGAVQAANLAVLRHAVGEYAGMGTTLLALLVDRGAALIAHVGDSRAYLLRGGELHRLTEDHSWVAEQVRLGHISEEEARHHQWRSVVSNALGGEERVRLELFGLPLHAGDRLLLCSDGLSGVVAEPALLELLLPAQPPERVARTLIDAANDGGGPDNITAVVVDILRTGGLPRYPLPERQEGGPLYVDALLSAQRGSSPLTYLLLMLVYFTLLGVLLVPEQRLAIALLGALLLGGVAYAQRRARGRSSRRPALSATSLRARARPRPESRETAG from the coding sequence ATGCGCGCCGACGCGCCCCTTCCCCTGCGCTCCGGTCTGCTGACGGACGTGGGGCGCCAGCGCCGTACCAATCAGGACGCCGCGCTGGCGCTCGACTTGCCGCACGGCGGCCTGTATGCGGTCGCGGACGGGATGGGGGGGCACGCGGCGGGGGAACTTGCCGCCAACCTCGCGCTCGACAGCCTCAGCCAGCACTACCTGGAGGGGCGGGGAGCGCCGCCCGAGCGCCTCGCGGGGGCGGTGCAGGCGGCCAACCTCGCGGTGCTGCGGCACGCGGTGGGCGAGTACGCGGGCATGGGGACCACCCTGCTCGCGCTCCTCGTGGACCGGGGCGCGGCGCTGATCGCGCATGTGGGCGACTCGCGGGCCTACCTGCTGCGCGGGGGCGAACTGCACCGCCTCACCGAGGACCATTCCTGGGTGGCCGAGCAGGTGCGCCTGGGGCACATCTCGGAGGAAGAAGCCCGGCACCACCAGTGGCGCAGCGTGGTGAGCAACGCGCTGGGCGGCGAGGAACGGGTGCGGCTGGAGCTGTTCGGGCTGCCCCTGCACGCCGGGGACCGCCTGCTGCTGTGCAGCGACGGCCTCAGCGGGGTGGTGGCCGAACCCGCGCTGCTCGAACTGCTGCTGCCCGCCCAGCCGCCTGAGCGGGTGGCCCGCACCCTGATCGACGCGGCCAACGACGGGGGCGGCCCCGACAACATCACAGCGGTGGTGGTCGACATCCTGCGCACGGGCGGCCTGCCCCGGTACCCCCTGCCCGAGCGTCAGGAGGGCGGCCCCCTGTACGTGGACGCCCTGCTGAGCGCCCAGCGCGGCAGCAGCCCACTGACATACCTGCTGCTGATGCTGGTGTACTTCACCCTGCTCGGCGTCCTGCTGGTCCCCGAGCAGCGCCTCGCCATCGCGCTGCTCGGGGCCCTGCTGCTGGGGGGGGTGGCCTACGCGCAGCGCCGCGCCCGTGGGCGGTCCTCCCGCCGCCCGGCCCTGTCGGCCACGTCCCTGCGAGCCCGTGCCCGTCCCCGCCCCGAATCCCGCGAGACGGCGGGCTGA